The segment TATAATGTTTTCATTTTGTTATCATCATATTATAGATTTgagtaaataaatttaatttacaaaataaaaacaaataaaaataatattgtacaCACCTCAAAAATCGTAGCTCGAGAGTGAACTCAAGAAAGTAAACAGAGAAAAGACTCCATGGCTGATTGTTCTGGTTCACTCGCCGTGGTACAACAGCAACAGTTATCACTACATGGAAGGTGAAAGCATGAGAGTCATGTTTGAGCCATGGGTCGTCTAAAACTAAGTTGATATTGTTTTTGCTGGTCTTGTTCATGCCTACGAGCGATCAGAACGTGTCTCCAACATTAAGTACAATATCACTGATGGTTTGAGTTCTCCTGTGAAAGATCAATCTGCTCCAATTTACATCACCATTGTATCACCATTGGTGATGGTGGCAACATAGAAGGAATCGCTAACGATTACACATACCCTCAACCGAGTTACTCAGCGTATAGAGAGGCTAGTTTCGGACATGCTCTTCTAGAAATAAAGAACATGACTCACGCGCTTTACACTTGGCATATGAACCAAGACAATGAGCCGGTTATCGCCGACTCTTTTTGGGTGAAGAACAAACACTTCTTGCTGGAGGAGGAATAGACAGTTTCAACGACTCAAGaatgtttcagttttttttttactcatcTCTTTCTAATAATAAGATTAGTATTTGGTGTTCTTTTGttaggttttatttaatttaatttttatgttttatctacttattattgtgttgctACTTTAcacatttatttaattcataagGTGATAAGAGTTCCAACATTTCGGTagttatctttttcttttgaaagaaCATTTCggtactaaaaataatattgttttattcatACATTAAACTTGAGTAGACGAAAAATGATTGAAACCGAATTGATAGCAACTTTCTAATAACAATCTGAAGCTAACCaaactaaaatcaaaacccATAGTAATAAATTAAGATACCAAAAATAGAAAGTTAAATTACCAAGGTggtattaaaaagagaaaaaaaaacggaaAAGAGGGAGATAGGTAAAAAGGTGATGTCAAGTAGACAAATCCATCAGAATAAATCTGAGCCGTCCAAAGTTTCGAATATTTTGGACAATCTTTTAATCTTTCCTCACACAGAACATCACCcgagaaaccaaaaaaaacttacaaaaatttgattttttttcttttgctttccTTCTTCTGGTTGTGACGATCGGAGAGAGTTCACAGATTCATATTCTGTTTTAAATTAATCGAATTGATTAGGAATTGAGGGGGGAGGGAGAAGAGTTTTCGTGTGAATTGAATTGTGTGGTGTTGTGAATCGAGCTCGGTGGGTTCTGAGATTTGATTTGGTTATGGGTTTAGGCAATAAGCTTAACAAATTCAATTTCGGCGGCGATACCGATCATCTCTCCCACGCCGATGGCGATCCTCGGGGCGAcgaaggaggaggagatggCTTTGGCTCGGTTTCGTGTTCGATTTGTCTCGAAACAGTGGTTAAAGAAGGCGATCGAGCGTGGGCTAATCTTCAATGTGGCCACCAGTTCCATCTAGGTAATGTTCCGGTTTTGTGTTTTATTGGAAATCGATCGAATCTTGTCTGAAGAAAAGCATGTAAGTTCGacatttgatttttcttttttagatctgccttttggtttgattcggttttgtGAATTATGGTCATATTACGTTCTGGTTTGTGGTCCTTTTGTTGTTATGAACATTGGTTGGTATTGAGGTTTGAAAACTCATCGGTTCATGCTTGATGTAATCATGAACCGGTTCATGCTTCATCACTGTTTCATTACAAATGCGAAGTTTATTTGTTTGATTGATCTCTTCATCTTGTTTGATGCTATCTGCTAGCTCGTCCCATTTTTTGTTTCAGCCGTAATTTGCATTGTCtgctctctctctgtttcttaatCTTTGTTTCACTGTTTAACAACATTGGATGTCTAAATGGATGCAAGAGAGTTTTGTTTTCTAGGCTGCAGTTTGAGATAGCCTCCAGTGTTTAGTCTCTTATGGTGTCTCACAAAGCCATCTACTAAGTAACTTcacatatttgtttttaatttttttttggtcttttATAGATTGTATTGGATCAGCTTTCAATGCAAAGGGAGTGATGCAGTGCCCAAACTGTAGGAAAGTAGAGAAAGGGCAGTGGCTTTATGCAAACGGTTGCCGTTCACACCCTGAGTTCAATGTCGAGGATTGGGTTCATGAAGAGGAGATTTATGATCTCGGAGGATACTCTGAAGTGGTAACCCCTATCCCCTCCCAACTTCTCTTCCTACCACTCCTCTGCCTTCCATTAATTGTTTGAGTTATGTACCAAATACTTGTGTTTATGTACCTTTGCAGGCTTTTGGAGTTCACTGGTGCCCATTTGGAAGTTCAGCCCGTCTCCCTTCTTTCGAGTACGTAATTACTAACCACCTTTGcgtattttttaacaaatacttTCTGTTGCTTGCTGCTTTTTGGTAAATCAAAAAGTTGCTGATGGATCTGTCTTTAATACTTTGGTAGAGATGGAGAGTTTTCGCCGAGTTCATGTAAGACATATTTGTCAGATTGGTTTATTTCTTGTTTATGGCAGTTTTGTTTAATGTGACCTATATTTGCGTTTGACATATCATGGTACTCATACAGATCACGATCTCTTGGGCCAGCAAGGTTACTTTACAGAACTAGCAGCGCCTTCAGCAGGTCACCCATGTCCATATGTAACTTACATCGGCCCGGTTCATTCGATTTCCTCTAGCACTGGAGGTGCTGGTGCAGAGAGTTCGAGTTTCACTTGGAACAACAACACCGGCTCATCGGTCTCCAGTGAAGTAGTCCCAACTCCTTATGGGTTCCCTGTGGATCCCCACTATCACGGCTGGGATTATCACTCCCCTCCACCCCCACCCCCACCGCCACAGCACTTCTCTGTTTCTGGTCCAACTCAGCACACGCCTCCACCAGCTTCTGCAAGGACTTCCCGAGACCACGTTTCAGATGTTATCAGACCCAGACCGTTCATGCGTCCATCATATCATGGTCACAGGTACATTATTTTCTGTTCTTGACTTCAAATTATTAAAAGCCTTATATGATCTATTGGTGTGTCTTTGCAGTTCCAGTGGTAGAGCGGGGAGCTCAGTGACACCGCCTTTTCCGGGAAGCAACGCTCGGACAAGAGATAGAACGCAAGCTCTCCAAGCCTATTACCAACAACAGTCAACTGCACAGTCACACCAACCTGAATCGCCTGTAGTCTCTCGTGGGCCTGTATACCAGTCTGGCCGGAGGCCGGTATGGGATCagcttcatcttcctcttcggATCAGGCAGGGGGGAGCGGGTTTCTCCGGTTTAACATATGGGAGAGGGAGCCGCCTTATATGCCACTGCAACAGGCGTACCCGGTTAACCAGATGGAGAGAGAACCATCCATTTGGGCATCTTCTTTCAGTGAAGGATCAGGAAGCTTTCATCAGAGGcatggcggaggaggaggatcgTCATGAGAGTTTGAGTCAAGCAGCCGGTAAGAGGCATATCTCATGGACGTTGGGAcccaaaacattaaaaaaagaagaaacaattgggaatttgaatattttgagaaaaaaaccTGCATGCTTAAGTTTATGTGATAAAAATTGATAATCTAAAGAAACACAAATGAATGGTATGTAATGGGTTTTGAGAGAGACTACTACTTCCCTTATCTAGTGGTCGACCATGAGGTTCGAGCCGGGGATAGCATAAGGTGATTTTGAGCTTTGGTTTTAGCTATGCGGCTATGAGAAGGGGGGAAGGGGGGTATCCAAGTGAAACACCCTCTGTGGAACATAGTTTTTTGTTTACTGATATGTTACATTTTTAAGTACTGACAAAGTTTTCGCCTGTCCCAAAGTCAAATTACAAACTCTATAGTCAAAAATATCGGTTACTAGGGTGTGTCAGCGCTTCGCATTGTTGTAAagtatgattttaaaaaaaaattatgtaaacatCTGAtcgtttttatttgtttataacaTTACTTGATGTTTTTATTGTGGTATGTAGTAATATGTGATAGATTTATATACTATGTGTTTGTTTTCTAATAATTTACTGTTGTGTGTATAGAAGCATTTAATAGTGGTGAACAGAGCCTCtcatataaattatatagaatttataattttgtatttagaCATTTGTTAATTTTAAGATTAATAATTTCAcgctaaatattatatttatttattattatttttaagatgtTTGTTCCCTCTCCTCATATTTTGACATTGAGCCATTAACATATATgtatttcttttactttttcatTGTGTTGTGCTTCTCACTATAACCGGAAAAAACTCACCTCCATACTCTAGTTTTCCCTCACCTTTTTCTCCTATGAGATTATATGATATTTGTTATAGATCggttttataattttctagttGTGCTGTTGTTTCTCAGGGCGTTGTAGGTTGTCCCGACCATTATTGActgctcctcttcttccttAGATTTCAGATAATGTTAGGAATTACATCTCCTTGCATTTAAACAagattatcatatttattaattttttttttcaaaatttgtaggTTAATCCCttacgaaaatataaaattttcgttaatttctctataaaactgaaatttatactcattaaagttgtttaaaattttataaatgcattataaatttgtattaacttctctatatataaaagcgaagagtataaacttcagtatatagagcatttaccgaaaactcattattttagaagggtataacccacagattttggaaaaaatttttaaatatgaaaatctaatTTTTGTGTATAGTTtaatcgagcactaacataagatgatgattaaagagtttagaacctctgttgtctacgttttctagataatgaagatttataataataattccactaatatagacagtatatgaaattttagtaaaataaatattaaaaattataatgattcctatataccatcaaagatagtttagaatacattaattcagatgtagaatgtggtttgaaatttttaaacaaaagggaagagtataaacttcagtatatagagcatttaccggaaactcattattttagaaggggttaacccacagattttggaaaattttcaaaaagtatgaaaatctgattttagtgtatattttcatcgagcattaacataagatgatggtcaaacagtatagaacctctgttgtctccgtttttttagataataaagatttttataatggtaattccactaatataaagcagtatatgaaattttagtaaaataaataataaaaattttgaatggttcctatataccatgacagatagtttagaatacattaattcagatgtcgaatgtggtttaaaaattttaaacaaaagtgaagagtataaacttagtatatagaacatttaccgaaaaaTTTTTTGAAGGGCCCAatgattttggaattttttcaaaatatgaaaatataattagtgtatagtttcatcgagcactaacataagatgatggtcaaacaGTTAGAACCTCTgctgtctccgtttctctagataatgaagattttatgatggtaattccactaatataggtaatatatgaaaatttagtaaaataaatattaaaaaatcagaatgattcctatataccatgaaagatagttaaGAATACATTAATAcagatgtcgaatgtggtttgaaattttaaacaaaagtgaagagtataaacttcagtatatagagcatttatcGAAAATTCATTAATATCGAAAATTCATTaatttagaaggggttaacccacagattttggaaaaatttcaaaaatatgaaaatcttatttcattgtatagtttcatcgagcactaacatatgatgatggtcaaagagtttagaacctctgttgtctccgtttctctaggtaatgaatattttataatgtaattccactaatatatgcagtatatgaaattttagtaaataaatattaaaaaattagaatgattcctatataccatgacaGATAgattagaatacattaattcagatgtcgaatgtggtttgaaatttttaaacaaaagtgaagagtataaacttcagtatgtagagcatttaccaaaaactcattattttagaaggggtaacccacggattttggaatttttttttaaaatatgaaaatctaactttagtgtataatttcatcgagcactaacataagatgatggtcaaagagtttagaagcTCTgctgtctccgtttctctagataatgaagatttataaagGTAATTACTAATCtgggcagtatatgaaattttagtaaaataaatattaaaaattagaatgatttctatataccatgaaagatagtttagaattaattaattcagatgtcgaatgtggtttgaaatttttaaacaaaagcgaaaagtataaatttcagtatatagagcatttaccgtaaactcattattttagaaggagttaacccacggattttgaaaaaaaatcaaaaatatgaaaatatgattttagtgtatagtttcatcgagcactaaaataagatgatgatcaaagagtttagaacctctgttgtctccgtttctctagataataaagattttataatcttaagtccactaatataggcattatagaaattttagtaaaataaacattaaaaattagaatgattcctatataccatgaaagataattttgaatacattaattcagatgtcCAATGTGGTTTGaaagttttaaacaaaagtgaagagtataaacttcaatatatatatagcatttaccgaaaactcattatttcaGATGCAGTTAACCcacatatttgaaaaatatcaaaaatatgaaaatattattttagtgtatagtttcatcgagcactaacataagatgatggtcaatgagtttaaaacctctgttgtatccgtttctctagataatgaagatttttataatggtaattccactaatataagcagtatatgaaattttagtaaaaataaatattaaaaagtttgaatgattcctatataccatgacagatagtttagaatacattaattcagatgtcgaatgtggtttgaaaattttaaacaaaagtgaagagtataaactttagtatatagagcatttaccgaaaattaattatttttgaagggCCCAatgattttggaaattttttcaaaaatatgaaaatctaattttagtgtatagtttcattgagcactaacataagatgatggtcaagcAGTTAAAACCTCTgctgtctccgtttctctagataatgaagattttataatggtaattccactaatatatgcaatatatgaaatttagtaaaataaatattaaaaaactagaatgattcccatataccatgaaagatagttaataatacattaattcagatgtcgaatgtggtttgaaattttaactaaaagtgaagagtataaacttcagtatatagagcatttaccgaaaattcattatttacaAGGGGGtaaacccacagattttggaaaaatttc is part of the Raphanus sativus cultivar WK10039 chromosome 5, ASM80110v3, whole genome shotgun sequence genome and harbors:
- the LOC108856497 gene encoding LOW QUALITY PROTEIN: E3 ubiquitin-protein ligase RFI2 (The sequence of the model RefSeq protein was modified relative to this genomic sequence to represent the inferred CDS: inserted 1 base in 1 codon); this translates as MGLGNKLNKFNFGGDTDHLSHADGDPRGDEGGGDGFGSVSCSICLETVVKEGDRAWANLQCGHQFHLDCIGSAFNAKGVMQCPNCRKVEKGQWLYANGCRSHPEFNVEDWVHEEEIYDLGGYSEVAFGVHWCPFGSSARLPSFEDGEFSPSSYHDLLGQQGYFTELAAPSAGHPCPYVTYIGPVHSISSSTGGAGAESSSFTWNNNTGSSVSSEVVPTPYGFPVDPHYHGWDYHSPPPPPPPPQHFSVSGPTQHTPPPASARTSRDHVSDVIRPRPFMRPSYHGHSSSGRAGSSVTPPFPGSNARTRDRTQALQAYYQQQSTAQSHQPESPVVSRGPVYQSGRRPXMGSASSSSSDQAGGSGFLRFNIWEREPPYMPLQQAYPVNQMEREPSIWASSFSEGSGSFHQRHGGGGGSS